Below is a genomic region from Prevotella melaninogenica.
CTCTTATATAATATGGCATACGGAGGAACGGAGCTAACAGAGTTTTATTTCAAAACCACACGCCCCACAGAGGTGCCGACGGCACAAGGAGCGACGGAGATGTCCCATACAGGAAGCTAATATCTTCATTGTTATTTCTTCCAATAAACACTGCAGTTATACTCCTTTGCTCTCTGCACCGTCGGTGCCTCCGTGAGCTACATATTTTTAAAAAAATCTCCGTAAACTCCGTGTCTCTGTGTGAGATTACGTCAATATTCTAAATTTAAGTAATCGCCTTATCATTCCATATTTCTGAAAACCCATCTTTTTCCGTCCGACACTCCCTCCTTTGGGTATTTAGGGGAGGTCCCCTTATTTCCTTTTAATCCGTCACTCTGTTAGCAACTCCCCTCCTTTGGAGGGGCTGGGGGAGGTTCCCTTTGTATGCGAAATATCCTTACATTACGATTATAGAAAAGTAAGAAAATGAGGGTAAAAACGAACTGATTTATTGTCTTTGTAAGTTTTTATTATCAGACGGTTGCAAAAGTGGTTTTCAAAAGGTGCTTAATAAGGGTTCAAAAGGGCGTTAGTAAGGGGCTTAAAGAGCACCTTTTGCAAGCTAAAAGGGCGTTAATTCAATTGCTATTGGGCATCTTTAATTTTTAAGACGTGAGTTTATATTTACAAAACGGATGGTCAGAACGCTTGGTTCTGACCATCCGTTATTCCATAAATCGAGCGATGACGGCTTTTCCTTTTAGGCAGAAAGGCTCATCAAGGAGTGCCGTATCGTGTTTGCGAACAGCCTTCCCTTCGATGCAACAATCTTCGAGGGCGAAGACAATCGTCCGACGGCTATCCGTGAACGCTGCATCTTCCATTATCCCCACTTCGACACGGACACCATGTCGCACGATGATATTAAAGTCTACAGCTCCCTGCGTATTCTCCGAACTGACTTTCTCGTCACCTTCAAACTCATACAAAGTATTGTGTGATAAAGCGATACGTCGTCCTTCTTTTATTAGCGTTATCTCTCCTTCCAAGGGCAGAATATAACGTGTAAAACCCGAAAAATCAGAGAAGTCGCTCTGTACATCATCGATAATAGCCGACGAGATACGCACATCGAATTGCCGTGCTGACAAGTCGCCATCAGCAGGTGAGATAAAAATCTGACGTGTGACACCACCCTTCCATGTGGTAGTCTTGTAGGATGATTGAGTGAGTGTGGGCATGATAATAATAAAAAAAAGCCTCACCCCCCAACCCCCTCTCCTACAGAGAGGGGGAGTGCTGGATACAATTTGCTTGGGAATTATAAAAGACTTGTCCTCAACAAATTTATTTAGAAGTGAGGAAAGTCATTCCCCAACCAATAGGGGTATCTTGGTAATTACGCCCCTCTCCTTTCGGAGAGGGGACGGGGGTGAGGCTGCTACTTCTTCACAACCTTCACAGTCTTGTAAACCTTACCATTCTTAAGCACCTGAACGAGGTACATACCCTTTGCGCCAGTGATAGCTACGTTAACGACCTGACCCTGTGCAGCCTCAAAGCTATTGCTCTGGAGGAGTGCGCCAGTAGTACCGAGTACGTTGATTGTGTAGCGACCATTGTCAGCAAAGCGCAGATTTACGCTCTCAACGAATGGGTTAGGATAAACAGAGAAGCCAAGCTGAGCATCAACTGCATCGATAGCGTTAGCCTCGGAGGTAATCTCAACAATTTCCTCTACAGTCTTCTCAGCCTCGCCCCAACCGTTCTTCAACTTCAGGGTTACATTCTTCTTACCAGGAGCAGCGTAGGTAACGACAGCTGTCTTATCAGTAGATGAAGAGATAACACCATCGCCCAAAGTCCAAGTAGGAACAGTCTTAATCTCGTATGTACCGACAACACCAGGGAAGCCTAATACATCGTTGTTTGGCTTCTGGTCAACATAAGAAGCACCAGAGGTATTCTCGCCACCGCTACCAGCAACAACGACAACAGAACCGTCATAGTTTCTACCTGCAGTACCGAGGTTCTTAAACTTCAAACCGTCAACCTCCTCAAATGTGAAGTAAGCCTTCAAGTCAGCTGGAACTTCGCCTTCCTTGTAGCCCTTCATCGCCTGTAATACCTCATCGTCGGTAAGTGGTCTGTTCCAAACCTGCACCTCATCAATGACACCATTGAAGCCACTCTTGTAGACACCACCACCACCGATAAAGATGTCGGCTACCTGACTGATATCAATACGTCCGTCGGTACGTACTACATCCTCACGACGCTTAGACTCAGTGAAGCTGTGGTCAGCCACCTTACGACCGTTGAAGTAGATCTTCTGCATATTGCCATCATCCTGTGTTACGACGATATGGTTCCATACACCAGGAGTAACATTGTAACCAGTAGACATCACTTCCTCATAAGGATTGTCGTGAGCTGTCCAACCCATTGTGTTGAACGAAATCTCATTCGCTTCATGCTTCGTTCTATGACCCTGCCACTCTGGACGGATAGTCACCCAAAGGTCACCCCAGTTATTGTGTGGCCACTTGTCATGGATAGAGTTCTTATTGATAAGATTTGTACCCTGACTATCGTGGCTGAACTTGTCTGCCTTGAACCAGAGAGCATATGAATAAGACTTACCCTGCTGAACATCACCAGGGATGCGGAACATCTTAGGGTCGGTAATCTCAAGACCACGTGACGCCTTACCCTCACCGAGACGACCCTCGTAAGTGTAAGTTACGTTCTGACCTACCTTCTCTGTTGTCTTGTCAGCAGTGATATCGGTAATCTGAGGAACAGCACCTGTAGCCTCTGGAGTAACCTTTACCTTACCACGGATAACGCTTTCCTTACCGTTGCTATCCATAACAACGAGGTCGTATGTACCCTCTGTTGGAACATTGAACTTAGCACTTGTACCGCTTTCGCCCTGAGCAACGACAGCACCAGTAACAGAATTCTTCAACTTCCATGACTGAGCAGCAGGAACCATGTCATCAAGATACTTGAGGGTGAACTCTTCGTTTGGCTTGATAACTGGACGGTCAGCAACGACATCGCTCAATGGCTGGTTGTATTCAACCTTCTTATACTCTGACCAAACAATGTCAGAACCCTTCTTACCATCAGGAGATACGGCACGTACACCGAAACGGCAGTCGCGCTTGTCGGCACCTGACACCATTGGAGCATCAACAACATAGGCAGCCCAAGAGGTTGTAGCGGTAAGCAACTGCACCGGCTGGTCTTTCTGCTGGAAGTAGATTTCATAATACCATGTACCAACTTCGTCGTTATAAGTCTTCTCCCAACCTGATTCTTCCTTAGAAGCATACTGCATCTTGAAATCACAAGCGTTGTAACGACCACGGAGAATCTCAACCTTCTTGATTGTTGGAGCCACTGTAGCGAAGTCTTTTGCATTGTCGCGGAGCGCCATCTCACCAACACGCAACTCATAGTTGGCAGGAGTATTCTCAACAACAAGACCCATCATCGCTACCTTATCACCAGCAGCCAAACCTAAGTCTGAAGCCTTTACGGTGAAAGTCTTCCACTCGCCTACTGCCTCAACAGCTGGCAATGCCACCTCCTTATACTCGGTGACGTGGTCCTTCAGGGCTACAAAGAACTTAGCATGTGTGTCCTTGTCGGCGATAGTCTTATAGGTAACAGAGAACTCATAGTCTGGCTTTACCTCAAGCATTGTCTTAAAGAGTTTCACACGTGAGAATGCTGTCTGCCCAGAGATAGACAAACATGAGCCTCCCCAGTAAGCATCATCGAAGGTAAGTTCTGCCTTTGCAAGACTATTGATATTACCTGTGTTTACCTGATCAGCACCGTCAGTAATCCACCAACGCCATGTTGGCATGTAATCCTGCGTATTGAGGTTGTACCACTTGTGGTTGAAGGTAACCTTACCATCCTTGCGGAAGCTCAAACCATTACCAAGGTTAAAGCGTGAAACGAATGGAACCTGCTGGATAGTAGACTTTGCAGTGAGGAAGGTAGCAAGTCCGTGGAAGCTCTTTAAGCTTGCATTCGCCAAATTACAATCCGTATTGATGGCTGGTAACAGTCCTGGATTGTTATATCCACCACTAAACATAAGCTCCTGCTTCTTCAGATAAGTCTTCTGAATAGCAATGTCAGATGTACCATTGTCAGTAGCACTCTGGTGGATAAGACTCTGCTTATGAGCACCCCAGAAACCGATTGAGATATCGTTGTCTAACAATGCGCTCCAACTTGCCTGACGCAAACCACGACCTTGAATGTCAAAGCCTGCATAATAATCGAAGCTGCTACGACCCAAACTCTGTGCTGTACTTACAGAACCTCTCAAATGACTTGGACCCCAGTTGTAGTTAGCAAAGAGCATATCGGTAGCAATGTTATCCTTGTCACCAAAGATCTTCTTGTTGTGATTGCCCAGACCACCATCAAAGTGTTTCTGACCATCATCACCTGTACCATCGTACCAATGAACTTCAAACTTCCACTTGAGCTTCTCTGCCTCTTTATGACAGGCAACAAAGAAAGCTGTCAACTGTGACATCACATCTGCTGTAGTACGGAACTCTGAGTTAAAGCCGATACCATTGATACCATAAAACTTCATCATGCGAACCAATGGCTCTGCATACAGATACTTACCATCCCTCTTCTGAACAAGTTTGTACAATAGCTTACTATAGACATCAGATCTCCAAGGACTTAGATAAATAGAATTGTAATCAGGGATTGACATCAAACAACCCACGCTAACACCGTTCTTATGAGCAACGTCAGTCAGACCTGCGGTAGAACGAATCCAAGGTGAA
It encodes:
- a CDS encoding HutD family protein gives rise to the protein MPTLTQSSYKTTTWKGGVTRQIFISPADGDLSARQFDVRISSAIIDDVQSDFSDFSGFTRYILPLEGEITLIKEGRRIALSHNTLYEFEGDEKVSSENTQGAVDFNIIVRHGVRVEVGIMEDAAFTDSRRTIVFALEDCCIEGKAVRKHDTALLDEPFCLKGKAVIARFME
- a CDS encoding endo-beta-N-acetylglucosaminidase, which gives rise to MKRITLFASLALASCLTVSAQRTPTHPLDIQDAKFENLPNYLEAWLKGEMKQPQGVSEIDDQFFISRVRPLERIKDGDYQVRQGVKRDRKMCLWTPLDDPTAQWKALPRYCFEGDNFSLWSYIDIHGNWTSPWIRSTAGLTDVAHKNGVSVGCLMSIPDYNSIYLSPWRSDVYSKLLYKLVQKRDGKYLYAEPLVRMMKFYGINGIGFNSEFRTTADVMSQLTAFFVACHKEAEKLKWKFEVHWYDGTGDDGQKHFDGGLGNHNKKIFGDKDNIATDMLFANYNWGPSHLRGSVSTAQSLGRSSFDYYAGFDIQGRGLRQASWSALLDNDISIGFWGAHKQSLIHQSATDNGTSDIAIQKTYLKKQELMFSGGYNNPGLLPAINTDCNLANASLKSFHGLATFLTAKSTIQQVPFVSRFNLGNGLSFRKDGKVTFNHKWYNLNTQDYMPTWRWWITDGADQVNTGNINSLAKAELTFDDAYWGGSCLSISGQTAFSRVKLFKTMLEVKPDYEFSVTYKTIADKDTHAKFFVALKDHVTEYKEVALPAVEAVGEWKTFTVKASDLGLAAGDKVAMMGLVVENTPANYELRVGEMALRDNAKDFATVAPTIKKVEILRGRYNACDFKMQYASKEESGWEKTYNDEVGTWYYEIYFQQKDQPVQLLTATTSWAAYVVDAPMVSGADKRDCRFGVRAVSPDGKKGSDIVWSEYKKVEYNQPLSDVVADRPVIKPNEEFTLKYLDDMVPAAQSWKLKNSVTGAVVAQGESGTSAKFNVPTEGTYDLVVMDSNGKESVIRGKVKVTPEATGAVPQITDITADKTTEKVGQNVTYTYEGRLGEGKASRGLEITDPKMFRIPGDVQQGKSYSYALWFKADKFSHDSQGTNLINKNSIHDKWPHNNWGDLWVTIRPEWQGHRTKHEANEISFNTMGWTAHDNPYEEVMSTGYNVTPGVWNHIVVTQDDGNMQKIYFNGRKVADHSFTESKRREDVVRTDGRIDISQVADIFIGGGGVYKSGFNGVIDEVQVWNRPLTDDEVLQAMKGYKEGEVPADLKAYFTFEEVDGLKFKNLGTAGRNYDGSVVVVAGSGGENTSGASYVDQKPNNDVLGFPGVVGTYEIKTVPTWTLGDGVISSSTDKTAVVTYAAPGKKNVTLKLKNGWGEAEKTVEEIVEITSEANAIDAVDAQLGFSVYPNPFVESVNLRFADNGRYTINVLGTTGALLQSNSFEAAQGQVVNVAITGAKGMYLVQVLKNGKVYKTVKVVKK